The following are encoded together in the Gordonia insulae genome:
- the ppk2 gene encoding polyphosphate kinase 2, producing MTELHDAELYGSAEIGPDFSVLNGREALQQLVDLHNTTQFAVNDDDDDDPVLLTLPERNVVDTWRQDYPYEERMSRREYEVTKRRLQIELLKLQKWSKQTGQRHLLVFEGRDAAGKGGTIKRFNEHLNPRGSRVVALEKPSERESTEWYFQRYVQHLPAGGEMVFFDRSWYNRAGVERVMGFCTPDQYAQFMSQVPAFEKMLVDDGINLVKFWFSVTPLEQRTRFAIRQIDPVRQWKLSPMDLASLDKWDSYTEAKETMFDATDTDHAPWTVVKSNDKKRARVNAMRHVLSLFDYEGKNPEFVGTPDPLIVGRARDLVGE from the coding sequence GTGACTGAGCTACATGACGCCGAGCTGTACGGATCGGCCGAGATCGGACCGGACTTCAGTGTTCTCAACGGCCGCGAGGCGCTGCAACAACTCGTCGACCTGCACAACACGACACAGTTCGCGGTCAACGACGACGATGACGATGATCCGGTGCTGCTGACGCTGCCCGAACGCAATGTGGTCGACACGTGGCGCCAGGACTATCCGTACGAGGAGCGGATGAGTCGCCGTGAGTACGAGGTGACCAAGCGGCGACTGCAGATCGAGTTGCTGAAGTTGCAGAAATGGTCGAAGCAGACCGGCCAGCGGCACCTGCTGGTGTTCGAAGGACGTGATGCAGCAGGCAAGGGCGGCACGATCAAACGCTTCAACGAGCACCTGAATCCGCGCGGCTCCCGCGTCGTCGCGCTGGAGAAGCCAAGCGAGCGCGAGTCCACCGAGTGGTACTTTCAGCGATACGTGCAGCATCTGCCCGCGGGCGGCGAGATGGTCTTCTTCGACCGCTCCTGGTACAACCGGGCCGGCGTCGAGCGGGTCATGGGATTCTGCACGCCGGACCAGTACGCGCAGTTCATGTCGCAGGTGCCGGCGTTCGAGAAGATGCTCGTCGACGACGGCATCAACCTGGTGAAGTTCTGGTTCTCGGTGACCCCGCTCGAGCAGCGGACCCGTTTCGCGATCCGTCAGATCGATCCGGTGCGACAGTGGAAACTGTCGCCAATGGACCTGGCCTCGTTGGACAAGTGGGACTCGTACACCGAGGCCAAGGAGACCATGTTCGATGCGACCGACACCGACCACGCACCGTGGACCGTGGTGAAGAGCAACGACAAGAAGCGGGCCCGCGTCAACGCGATGCGGCACGTGCTGAGCCTCTTCGACTACGAGGGCAAGAATCCCGAATTCGTCGGTACCCCTGACCCGTT
- a CDS encoding DUF6764 family protein: MRINNFGTRTAALVIGGTSLAWLIGLGGGTAGAATSCNAANGHQIERIVGSGGCGAKAGAGSQAHADESSGAGTAIAVADKGGNANARNMQPGSTALAGATTRGTSYSVTTGPGALAVAQARNGGTTISVGGWGGQAVSGPAGAVCQGGFATAYDSTTGKACLRSGSIDLHN; encoded by the coding sequence ATGCGTATCAACAACTTTGGGACTCGAACCGCTGCGTTGGTGATCGGTGGGACCTCGTTGGCCTGGCTGATCGGGCTCGGCGGCGGCACAGCGGGCGCCGCGACGTCCTGCAACGCCGCCAACGGACATCAGATCGAGCGCATCGTCGGGAGCGGCGGTTGTGGGGCCAAGGCCGGAGCGGGCAGTCAGGCGCATGCCGACGAGTCCAGCGGTGCGGGCACCGCGATCGCCGTCGCCGACAAGGGCGGAAATGCCAACGCGCGCAACATGCAACCGGGCTCCACCGCGCTCGCCGGGGCCACCACGCGTGGTACCTCGTACTCGGTGACCACCGGGCCGGGTGCGCTCGCCGTGGCGCAGGCGCGCAACGGCGGCACCACGATCTCGGTCGGCGGCTGGGGCGGGCAGGCCGTGTCGGGGCCGGCCGGCGCCGTCTGCCAGGGCGGCTTCGCGACCGCCTACGACAGCACGACCGGCAAGGCGTGCCTGCGCTCGGGATCGATCGACCTGCACAACTGA
- a CDS encoding SRPBCC family protein, with protein sequence MAVSAKIDFDVAAPPSVVMEVLLDIESLPDWSGPHKEAQILSTNDDGTPDQVRVVVTAAGISDEQTLSYTWTDNSCTWDLVEANQLSEQHGVYTITPKGDGTHIEFTLDVELKIKLPGLIVKRAQKMAVDTARKGLTAEVERRAAD encoded by the coding sequence ATGGCTGTCTCCGCGAAAATTGATTTCGATGTCGCCGCGCCACCCTCGGTCGTGATGGAGGTGCTGCTGGACATCGAATCCCTCCCCGATTGGTCCGGTCCGCACAAAGAGGCGCAGATCCTCTCCACGAACGACGACGGCACACCAGACCAGGTGCGTGTGGTCGTCACCGCGGCGGGTATCTCCGACGAGCAGACGTTGTCCTACACCTGGACCGACAACTCCTGCACGTGGGATCTCGTGGAGGCGAATCAACTCAGCGAACAGCATGGGGTGTACACGATCACGCCCAAGGGCGACGGCACGCACATCGAGTTCACCCTCGACGTCGAGCTGAAGATCAAGCTGCCGGGTCTGATCGTCAAGCGCGCACAGAAGATGGCCGTCGACACGGCGCGCAAGGGGCTCACCGCAGAGGTCGAGCGCCGCGCCGCCGACTGA
- a CDS encoding DUF4166 domain-containing protein translates to MTPVYRQILGSDFDRLHPNVAWRYSIDSTSGVAQVATGIYESVYITSALPPPFWWHYAKRNALPAKSSRMVPFTQGHYCYVDELGRECLAVLRAFEYTTGPRNLNSLLVSGRGGLVDYFGDGPELLYPIEPSVTKAGELLLESGPMRWLGRGPKVGMKGMFSAQLKYIEGWDEARQRFRCDATVRNPVIGELLHFRGWFTAVDQACTLRDIPDEAWPLTLVDRED, encoded by the coding sequence ATGACGCCGGTGTACCGGCAGATCCTGGGCTCGGATTTCGATCGCCTCCATCCCAACGTGGCGTGGCGGTACAGCATCGACTCCACGTCCGGGGTGGCCCAGGTGGCCACCGGGATCTACGAGTCGGTCTACATCACGTCGGCCCTCCCGCCGCCGTTCTGGTGGCACTACGCCAAACGCAACGCCCTACCGGCCAAGTCGAGCCGGATGGTCCCTTTCACGCAGGGTCACTACTGCTATGTCGATGAACTCGGCCGCGAATGTCTGGCCGTGCTGCGCGCCTTCGAGTACACCACCGGTCCCCGCAATCTGAACTCGCTGCTCGTCTCCGGCCGCGGTGGTCTCGTCGACTACTTCGGCGACGGTCCCGAACTCCTGTACCCGATCGAGCCATCGGTGACCAAGGCCGGCGAACTCCTGTTGGAGAGCGGGCCGATGCGCTGGCTGGGGCGCGGTCCGAAGGTCGGCATGAAGGGCATGTTCTCCGCTCAGCTCAAGTACATCGAGGGCTGGGACGAGGCGCGACAGCGGTTCCGGTGCGACGCCACCGTTCGCAATCCGGTGATCGGCGAACTGCTGCACTTTCGCGGCTGGTTCACCGCCGTCGATCAGGCGTGCACGCTGCGCGACATCCCCGACGAGGCGTGGCCGCTCACTCTGGTCGACCGCGAGGATTGA
- a CDS encoding TetR/AcrR family transcriptional regulator, which translates to MVVHAADLIGRDGVAATSIGDVIAASSAPRGSIYHHFPGGKTQLMTEAVRYAGDFISGRISRESSATPAEAVAEIGDVWRRMLVNTDYEFGCPVLAGGLARRSEPEVADEAQQIFIRWTRLISARLVHEGVDAERADTLAHLAIASIEGAVGLCQTQRSVEPLDRVIAELSRMCEAAAD; encoded by the coding sequence ATGGTCGTCCATGCGGCGGACCTGATCGGGCGCGACGGTGTCGCCGCCACCTCCATCGGCGATGTGATCGCGGCGAGTTCAGCGCCGCGCGGGTCCATCTACCATCATTTCCCCGGCGGCAAGACCCAGCTCATGACCGAGGCCGTGCGCTACGCGGGTGACTTCATCTCCGGTCGTATCAGCCGGGAGAGCTCCGCGACGCCCGCGGAGGCGGTCGCCGAGATCGGCGACGTCTGGCGGCGGATGCTGGTGAACACCGACTACGAGTTCGGTTGCCCGGTGCTCGCCGGTGGACTGGCCCGACGGTCCGAACCCGAGGTCGCCGACGAGGCACAGCAGATCTTCATCCGTTGGACCCGCCTGATCTCTGCGCGACTCGTCCACGAGGGCGTCGACGCCGAGCGGGCCGACACCCTCGCGCACCTCGCCATCGCGTCGATCGAGGGGGCGGTCGGCCTGTGTCAGACCCAGCGCAGCGTCGAGCCGCTCGACCGGGTGATCGCGGAATTGTCCAGGATGTGTGAGGCGGCCGCGGACTGA
- a CDS encoding PaaI family thioesterase: MPSYIVMSTETEIHDPASMSGLELLRAAMSDPDPDRPGIWRLLGMGAKEIEEGRVSFTVTPQADFANPLGSVHGGICATLLDSVMGCAVHTTLPAGVGYTTLELKINYIRAVAVDAGELTATGTVIHVGGRTATAEGKVFSDDGKLVAHGTTTCIVFR; this comes from the coding sequence ATGCCATCCTACATAGTCATGAGCACCGAAACAGAGATTCACGATCCCGCCTCGATGAGCGGGCTCGAGTTGCTGCGGGCGGCCATGAGCGATCCCGACCCCGATCGTCCCGGCATCTGGCGCCTCCTCGGGATGGGCGCCAAGGAGATCGAGGAGGGCCGGGTGTCGTTCACCGTCACACCCCAGGCCGACTTCGCCAATCCACTCGGCAGCGTGCACGGCGGGATCTGCGCGACCCTGCTCGACTCGGTGATGGGGTGCGCCGTGCACACCACGCTGCCGGCGGGGGTCGGCTACACCACCCTCGAACTGAAGATCAACTACATCCGCGCGGTCGCCGTCGACGCCGGTGAGCTGACCGCCACGGGCACCGTCATCCACGTCGGCGGACGCACCGCGACCGCGGAGGGAAAGGTGTTCTCCGACGACGGCAAGCTGGTCGCCCACGGCACCACGACGTGCATCGTGTTCCGCTGA
- a CDS encoding DUF3159 domain-containing protein: MTSAADETRKPRRTTESVVRAFVNSPLSGLAPWIVMSLFSGPGRFEESVAAALGIALLVVFASWKIGNSIKLMEWFDVAFFVVLCVIGALATRAMIEWLELWAGEIVNLALVCFALGSILLRRPFTLEYAKEQTPEEFWDSPIFIRTNYVITWAWTAAFGVSAIAGAIGDAVFDDAGNFWTGWIIQIGATVFAIAFTEFYPDYGPNKAMQKAGIDTEPPVSIARLFDWVPVFVLIVGIAGLVTDSTSTVVGWVLIVVGAVGMRVMRMVFPDPTHDDRGESAAAAGDPAQS; this comes from the coding sequence GTGACATCTGCCGCGGACGAGACCCGGAAACCGCGCCGGACCACCGAATCGGTGGTCCGGGCGTTCGTGAACTCACCATTGTCCGGGCTCGCGCCCTGGATCGTCATGTCGCTGTTCAGCGGTCCGGGCCGATTCGAGGAGTCGGTGGCGGCGGCGCTGGGGATCGCACTCCTGGTGGTCTTCGCGAGCTGGAAGATCGGCAACTCCATCAAGTTGATGGAATGGTTCGACGTCGCGTTCTTCGTGGTCCTGTGTGTCATCGGTGCGCTGGCGACACGGGCCATGATCGAGTGGCTCGAACTGTGGGCAGGCGAGATCGTGAACCTGGCCCTGGTGTGCTTCGCCCTCGGCTCGATCCTCCTCCGCCGCCCCTTCACGCTGGAGTACGCGAAAGAGCAGACGCCCGAAGAGTTCTGGGATTCCCCGATCTTCATCAGGACCAACTACGTGATCACCTGGGCGTGGACCGCCGCATTCGGGGTGTCGGCGATCGCGGGTGCCATCGGCGACGCGGTCTTCGACGACGCGGGAAACTTCTGGACCGGCTGGATCATCCAGATCGGGGCGACCGTCTTCGCGATCGCCTTCACCGAGTTCTATCCCGACTACGGACCGAACAAGGCCATGCAGAAGGCGGGGATCGACACCGAGCCACCGGTGTCGATCGCGCGGCTGTTCGACTGGGTGCCGGTGTTCGTCCTCATCGTCGGGATCGCCGGACTGGTCACCGATTCGACGTCCACGGTGGTCGGCTGGGTTCTCATCGTGGTCGGCGCCGTCGGCATGCGGGTGATGCGGATGGTGTTCCCGGATCCGACGCACGACGACCGTGGCGAGTCCGCGGCCGCCGCAGGCGACCCTGCTCAGTCCTGA
- a CDS encoding tyrosine-protein phosphatase — MTEPAVEHIALTSVANFRDVGGRRTEDGRRVATGRLFRAAALDKASDTDQAYLAGLGIRTIYDLRSSAETEAEPDPRIDGVRGVHLDVLADATTVSAPANLDKVLADPVAVAAANEKLADGSGIARMVEAYREIVNLPSALTSYRALFLGLLDDTPALFHCTAGKDRTGWAAAAFLSLMGVGRDGVYGEYLLTNDLFLPAIAPVFDGFAAAGGNPDLLRPLLGVQEAYLDSAFAELDQRFGSIENYFAEGLGIDSDVQAELRNRFLDQG; from the coding sequence ATGACCGAACCTGCCGTCGAGCACATCGCTCTCACGTCCGTCGCCAACTTCCGGGACGTCGGGGGCCGGCGGACCGAAGACGGGCGCCGGGTGGCGACGGGCCGTCTCTTCCGTGCCGCCGCGCTCGACAAGGCGTCGGACACCGACCAGGCCTATCTGGCCGGACTTGGGATTCGCACCATCTACGATCTGCGATCGAGCGCGGAGACCGAGGCCGAGCCCGACCCCCGCATCGACGGCGTGCGCGGCGTCCACCTCGACGTCCTGGCCGACGCGACGACGGTCAGTGCGCCGGCCAACCTCGACAAGGTGCTCGCCGATCCGGTCGCGGTGGCGGCGGCCAACGAGAAGCTCGCCGACGGCAGCGGGATCGCGCGCATGGTGGAGGCCTACCGGGAGATCGTGAATCTGCCGAGCGCGCTGACTTCCTACCGCGCACTCTTCCTCGGACTGCTCGACGACACCCCCGCACTCTTCCACTGCACCGCCGGAAAGGATCGCACCGGTTGGGCCGCAGCGGCTTTCCTCAGCCTCATGGGCGTCGGACGGGACGGTGTCTACGGTGAGTACCTGTTGACCAACGACCTGTTCCTGCCCGCGATCGCCCCGGTGTTCGACGGATTCGCCGCCGCCGGCGGGAACCCGGATCTGCTGCGCCCCCTGCTCGGTGTCCAGGAGGCCTACCTCGACTCCGCATTCGCCGAACTCGACCAGCGGTTCGGGTCCATCGAGAACTATTTCGCCGAGGGCCTCGGGATCGACTCCGACGTGCAGGCGGAACTCCGGAACAGGTTCCTCGACCAGGGATAG
- the groL gene encoding chaperonin GroEL (60 kDa chaperone family; promotes refolding of misfolded polypeptides especially under stressful conditions; forms two stacked rings of heptamers to form a barrel-shaped 14mer; ends can be capped by GroES; misfolded proteins enter the barrel where they are refolded when GroES binds) — translation MAKQIAFDEEARRGLERGLNSLADAVKVTLGPKGRNVVLEKKWGAPTITNDGVSIAKEIELEDPYEKIGAELVKEVAKKTDDVAGDGTTTATVLAQALVREGLRNVAAGANPLGLKRGIEKAVEAVTEALLKSAKEVETKEQIAATAGISAGDPSIGELIAEAMDKVGKEGVITVEESNTFGLQLELTEGMRFDKGYISGYFVTDADRQEAVLEDPYILLVSGKVATVKDLLPLLEKVIQAGKPLLIIAEDVEGEALSTLVVNKIRGTFKSVAVKAPGFGDRRKAMLADIAILTGGEVISEEVGLSLEGAGVELLGTARKVVVTKDETTIVDGAGDADAIAGRVAQIRGEIENSDSDYDREKLQERLAKLAGGVAVIKAGAATEVELKERKHRIEDAVRNAKAAVEEGIVAGGGVALLQSEPAIDGLTLNGDEATGANIVRVALSAPAKQIAINAGLEPGVVADKILNSPLGTGLNAATNEYEDLLAAGINDPVKVTRSALQNAASIAALFLTTEAVVADKPEKNPAPAMPGGDEMGGMGF, via the coding sequence ATGGCCAAGCAAATCGCGTTCGACGAAGAGGCCCGCCGTGGCCTCGAGCGGGGCCTGAACAGCCTCGCCGACGCAGTCAAGGTGACGTTGGGACCCAAGGGTCGCAACGTCGTTCTGGAGAAGAAGTGGGGCGCCCCCACGATCACCAACGATGGTGTTTCCATCGCCAAGGAGATCGAGCTGGAGGACCCGTACGAGAAGATCGGTGCCGAGCTCGTCAAGGAGGTCGCCAAGAAGACCGACGACGTCGCTGGCGACGGCACCACCACCGCCACCGTCCTGGCCCAGGCTCTCGTCCGTGAGGGTCTGCGCAACGTCGCTGCCGGCGCCAACCCGCTGGGTCTGAAGCGCGGCATCGAGAAGGCCGTCGAGGCCGTCACCGAGGCCCTCCTGAAGAGCGCCAAGGAGGTCGAGACCAAGGAGCAGATCGCTGCCACCGCGGGCATCTCGGCCGGCGACCCGTCCATCGGCGAGCTCATCGCCGAGGCGATGGACAAGGTGGGCAAGGAAGGCGTCATCACCGTCGAGGAGTCCAACACCTTCGGGTTGCAGTTGGAGCTCACCGAGGGCATGCGCTTCGACAAGGGCTACATCTCGGGCTACTTCGTGACCGACGCCGATCGTCAGGAAGCGGTCCTCGAGGATCCGTACATCCTGCTCGTGTCGGGCAAGGTCGCCACCGTCAAGGATCTGCTGCCGCTGCTGGAGAAGGTCATCCAGGCCGGCAAGCCGCTGCTGATCATCGCCGAGGACGTCGAGGGCGAAGCCCTGTCGACCCTGGTCGTGAACAAGATCCGTGGCACCTTCAAGTCCGTCGCCGTCAAGGCCCCGGGCTTCGGTGACCGTCGCAAGGCCATGCTGGCCGACATCGCCATCCTCACCGGTGGCGAGGTCATCAGCGAAGAGGTCGGCCTCTCGCTCGAGGGTGCAGGCGTCGAGCTGCTCGGCACCGCCCGCAAGGTCGTCGTGACCAAGGACGAGACCACCATCGTCGATGGCGCCGGCGATGCCGACGCGATCGCCGGCCGTGTGGCCCAGATCCGCGGCGAGATCGAGAACAGCGACTCCGACTACGACCGTGAGAAGCTGCAGGAGCGCCTGGCCAAGCTGGCCGGCGGTGTTGCGGTCATCAAGGCGGGCGCGGCCACTGAGGTCGAGCTCAAGGAGCGCAAGCACCGCATCGAGGATGCCGTCCGCAACGCCAAGGCTGCGGTCGAAGAGGGCATCGTCGCCGGCGGTGGCGTGGCCCTGCTGCAGTCCGAGCCGGCCATCGACGGCCTCACCCTGAACGGTGACGAGGCCACCGGCGCCAACATCGTGCGTGTCGCGCTGTCGGCCCCGGCCAAGCAGATCGCCATCAACGCCGGCCTCGAGCCCGGCGTGGTCGCCGACAAGATCCTCAACTCCCCGCTGGGCACCGGCCTCAACGCCGCGACCAACGAGTACGAGGACCTGCTGGCCGCCGGCATCAACGACCCGGTCAAGGTCACCCGCTCGGCGCTGCAGAACGCTGCGTCGATCGCGGCTCTGTTCCTCACCACCGAGGCCGTCGTCGCCGACAAGCCGGAGAAGAACCCGGCCCCGGCAATGCCGGGTGGCGACGAGATGGGCGGCATGGGCTTCTGA
- a CDS encoding GntR family transcriptional regulator — protein sequence MTSSGDTPSLRSPGEDGALLTQAVLRQLRDEIFEGKLGPGTSLSVPGLAARLEVSRSPVREAVQQLVVDGLAVYTPRAGAKVAALDDDMLRQVFGVREVLDGLAARQATGQVTLADLEELWERVREQERLLQTAADHRRDADLDLDFHTAVRGLSGNKPLCDALLRLDTQSHLYRSDMWSHEVNRRLAVAEHRRIVAALEAGDAEEAERAAKAHAAGVLVRLLRK from the coding sequence ATGACCAGTTCCGGTGACACCCCGTCGCTGCGCTCGCCCGGTGAAGACGGCGCCCTGCTGACCCAGGCGGTCCTGCGGCAGCTGCGCGACGAGATCTTCGAGGGCAAGCTGGGGCCGGGCACCTCGTTGTCGGTGCCCGGCCTCGCCGCCCGCCTCGAGGTGTCCCGGAGCCCGGTCCGCGAGGCGGTGCAACAGCTCGTCGTCGACGGTCTCGCCGTCTACACCCCGCGCGCCGGGGCCAAGGTCGCCGCCCTCGACGACGACATGCTGCGCCAGGTGTTCGGCGTGCGTGAGGTCCTCGACGGTCTGGCCGCCCGGCAGGCCACCGGGCAGGTCACCCTCGCCGACCTCGAGGAACTGTGGGAGCGGGTCCGTGAACAGGAGCGGCTGTTGCAGACCGCGGCGGACCATCGTCGCGACGCCGATCTCGACCTCGACTTCCACACGGCGGTGCGTGGGCTTTCCGGCAACAAGCCGCTCTGCGACGCCCTCCTGCGCCTGGACACGCAGTCGCACCTCTACCGGTCGGACATGTGGTCACACGAGGTCAATCGTCGGCTGGCCGTCGCCGAGCACCGGCGGATCGTCGCGGCGCTCGAGGCCGGTGACGCCGAAGAAGCAGAACGCGCGGCGAAGGCGCACGCCGCCGGCGTGCTGGTGCGCCTGCTCCGGAAGTGA
- a CDS encoding isopenicillin N synthase family dioxygenase — MFTVPIVDISSYVAPGGAADERALVARSLDDACSGVGFVQIVGHGIDRSAIDGLTSALDEFYALPLDTKKRYTRPGENRGYSPPKSESLSMSLGVAAANQMNDFYEAFTVGSEWTGFPGLDLPAASYPANTWPDAAPGFRPAVETWFGAARSVSRILLAAFTDALGLEPGYFDAMVDHSIDVLKMNNYTLPEGEIELTGELTGMGAHTDFGILTVLWADQVPGLQVLDHEGRWHDVQPADGALLVNLGDAMARWTDDRWRSTVHRVDPPVIDGRIIRRRSAAFFFDGNHDAVIQTLPGHAPADRAGYPPITVADHLQAKLAGMKSGIAPDGADREARRVLAAR, encoded by the coding sequence ATGTTCACTGTTCCCATCGTCGACATCTCCAGCTACGTCGCCCCCGGCGGTGCCGCCGACGAGCGGGCGCTCGTCGCGCGCTCGCTCGACGACGCCTGCAGCGGCGTCGGATTCGTCCAGATCGTCGGACACGGTATCGACCGATCGGCGATCGACGGCCTGACGTCGGCGCTCGACGAGTTCTACGCCCTGCCGCTCGACACCAAGAAGCGCTACACGAGGCCCGGCGAGAACCGCGGATACAGTCCGCCCAAGAGCGAGTCGCTGAGCATGAGTCTCGGTGTCGCCGCGGCAAATCAGATGAACGACTTCTACGAGGCCTTCACCGTGGGCTCGGAATGGACCGGATTCCCCGGTCTCGACCTACCCGCGGCGAGTTATCCGGCCAACACCTGGCCCGACGCCGCGCCGGGTTTCCGCCCGGCGGTCGAGACCTGGTTCGGCGCGGCTCGGTCCGTGTCACGGATCCTGCTGGCCGCCTTCACCGACGCCCTCGGCCTCGAACCCGGCTACTTCGACGCCATGGTCGACCACTCGATCGACGTACTGAAGATGAACAACTACACGCTGCCCGAGGGAGAGATCGAACTCACCGGTGAACTGACCGGGATGGGCGCGCACACCGACTTCGGCATCCTCACCGTGCTGTGGGCCGATCAGGTCCCGGGGCTGCAGGTGCTCGACCACGAGGGGCGGTGGCACGACGTGCAGCCCGCCGACGGCGCACTGCTGGTCAATCTGGGCGATGCGATGGCTCGCTGGACCGACGACCGCTGGCGCTCGACCGTCCATCGTGTCGACCCGCCCGTCATCGACGGCCGGATCATCCGTCGCCGGTCGGCCGCCTTCTTCTTCGACGGCAACCACGACGCCGTGATCCAGACCCTGCCCGGCCACGCCCCCGCCGATCGGGCCGGCTACCCGCCGATCACGGTCGCCGATCACCTGCAGGCAAAACTCGCCGGCATGAAATCGGGGATCGCGCCGGACGGTGCCGACCGGGAGGCACGGCGCGTCCTGGCGGCGCGGTGA
- a CDS encoding ABC transporter permease, translating to MTTTMIPPLTTDGVASPPASTNSVAAQRRSVPAAILRYGLPPLISFVIAIGVWYAVSYLILSPARRFLLPPPHEVLIDSLLDPTHVGPMLDALVVTAKVSLVGFLFAALIGVTIGVVMSRGSFLERAIYPWAVVLQVIPVLAIVPLIGLWFGYGMVARTIVCVIIAIFPIIANTHFGLVSVDKGAHELFTLGKASMFQRLTKLEFPSALPSMMTGFRTASGLVVVGAIIGDMFFAKGQPGIGTLLDIYRARLQSDDLIAAIVLASLFGILVFGIFGVLNAMVNRRR from the coding sequence ATGACCACCACGATGATCCCGCCCCTGACCACCGACGGCGTCGCGTCCCCACCCGCTTCGACGAACAGTGTTGCCGCACAGCGAAGATCGGTCCCGGCCGCGATCCTCAGATATGGCCTGCCGCCGCTGATCTCCTTCGTCATCGCGATCGGTGTCTGGTATGCGGTCAGCTACCTGATCCTGAGTCCCGCGCGCCGGTTCCTGCTGCCGCCCCCGCACGAGGTGCTGATCGATTCCCTGCTCGACCCGACCCACGTCGGCCCGATGCTCGACGCGCTCGTGGTGACCGCGAAGGTCAGCCTGGTCGGCTTCCTGTTCGCCGCCCTGATCGGTGTGACCATAGGGGTGGTCATGAGCCGGGGTTCGTTCCTGGAACGTGCGATCTACCCATGGGCCGTTGTGCTGCAGGTGATCCCGGTCCTGGCGATCGTGCCGCTGATCGGCCTGTGGTTCGGATACGGCATGGTCGCGCGGACCATCGTGTGCGTCATCATCGCCATCTTCCCGATCATCGCCAACACCCACTTCGGGCTGGTCTCCGTCGACAAGGGGGCTCACGAACTGTTCACCCTGGGCAAGGCATCGATGTTCCAGCGGCTCACCAAACTCGAGTTCCCGTCGGCGCTGCCGTCGATGATGACCGGATTCCGTACCGCGTCAGGACTCGTGGTGGTCGGCGCGATCATCGGCGACATGTTCTTCGCCAAAGGGCAACCCGGAATCGGCACCCTTCTCGACATCTACCGCGCCCGACTGCAATCCGACGACCTGATCGCCGCCATCGTTCTCGCGTCACTGTTCGGCATCCTCGTGTTCGGCATCTTCGGCGTGCTCAACGCGATGGTGAACCGTCGACGCTGA
- a CDS encoding ABC transporter ATP-binding protein encodes MSLIDTMNDVDARHLTKGVVISVSGVTKHFDSGTQAIAGVDLDVAQGDFVALVGPSGCGKSTLLRMAAGLERPTEGSVALGTDSVGFIFQEPTLLPWRSVRANVELSAELARLPKAQRRSRAQRAIDAVGLGGFESQLPRMLSGGMKMRTSLARTLTSEPEVMLLDEPFGALDEMTRLDMQTELQRLYAERRFTAMFITHSVSEAVFLANRVIVMSPRPGRITADIRVEFPYPRDPDLRYDPRFTAHVAEISETLRGAR; translated from the coding sequence ATGAGTCTGATCGACACGATGAACGACGTCGATGCGCGTCACCTGACCAAAGGTGTCGTCATCTCGGTGTCCGGCGTGACCAAACACTTCGACTCGGGCACCCAGGCCATCGCCGGCGTGGACCTCGACGTCGCACAGGGCGATTTCGTCGCGCTCGTCGGTCCGTCGGGTTGCGGCAAGTCGACTCTGCTGCGGATGGCCGCCGGGCTCGAGCGACCCACCGAGGGCAGCGTCGCGCTCGGCACCGACTCCGTCGGATTCATCTTCCAGGAGCCCACGCTGCTGCCATGGCGGTCGGTGCGCGCCAATGTCGAGTTGAGTGCGGAACTCGCCCGACTCCCCAAGGCGCAGCGACGTTCCCGCGCGCAGCGCGCCATCGATGCGGTGGGCCTGGGGGGCTTCGAGTCGCAACTGCCGCGGATGTTGTCCGGTGGCATGAAGATGCGGACCTCGCTCGCCCGGACCCTCACGTCCGAGCCGGAGGTGATGCTGCTCGACGAACCCTTCGGCGCCCTCGACGAGATGACCCGCCTCGACATGCAGACCGAACTGCAACGGCTCTACGCCGAACGCCGATTCACCGCGATGTTCATCACCCACTCGGTGTCCGAGGCGGTGTTCCTCGCGAACCGCGTGATCGTGATGTCGCCGCGACCCGGGCGCATCACCGCCGACATCCGCGTCGAATTCCCTTACCCGCGTGACCCCGACCTCCGCTACGACCCCCGATTCACCGCGCATGTCGCGGAGATCTCCGAGACCCTGCGAGGTGCACGATGA